The Nymphaea colorata isolate Beijing-Zhang1983 chromosome 11, ASM883128v2, whole genome shotgun sequence genome includes the window TAATCAAACACATTCAAATACCGAAACGGGCTTCGTCCAccaaagaaataattttttatttcaacgcGTCTTGCTCGAACTGCGTTTTGTGTGTTAATTTTTATCTCCTGCTGTTTCTTAAAATGTAGATCTCATTACACAGTCGATTTTAGAAATAGTTTTGCAATTGACACTTTTTCGAAATTCCGTTAAGAGACGTATGAGGAATTCCGCTCTGTACTCTGTACGTAAAACCCGGGGCAGAGAAACTCCAAAAACCTCTCCCCTTTCGTGATCGATAAGACGGCGGCTGCGGCAGCCGAATCGTTTCGGAAGTCTGAGTAGCAGAGACCTCCTTGCGTTTGCGTTAAGGGCGAGTTCCTTCTCCTGCGGTAGCAACTCTGTGAGTCGTTCGCTAGAGAGTAAGACTGTGAGAGAGACTAAGAAAGAGTTGGTGCATTTCTTTTTACAGATTGTTGGCTCCttctttttgaagaaagaaaaaacatggtGACGAAAAGGTGCCGGACCGGTGACGGTCAGCCGGAATGTCGCAAGGCGGTGGGAATGTACTTCTTCAAAGTTCTTATAGGAGATTTCCACACGAAGCTTGTAATCTCCCCTTTCCTCttccttatcttttttttttctttctttctttctttctttatgcaCTATACTTCTCCGTTCTTCGTCTTCCCGTTTTTCTTGGTGAGTTTCTGCGCTTCGTTTTTCTAATGATGGAAGAGGGTTTTCAAAGCATTCGTCTCATCATCGTTTTTATCAGGAAaccctttgtttctttttctttatgttttctttcctAATAGGACCAGTCGTCGATGgtgtcctttttctttccttcgaGTGGCTTTCTTTTTTGAGTGCTGATGAAAGTGGAAGACGAAGTGGTCTGCTTGGAGTGGTTTTGTGTGTTCTACTATACTGAAAGTTTGAGTCATGTACGTTGCAAAAGCTGCGAGGGGAACTGTTTAACCACGCCATTGCACCCCTGTCGCACCTTCACATGTGCTGGTGCAGATGTTGGCGCACTCCGACTCACCAAATCCTATCGCTTGTTATGTCAAGTGCGGTCGACTGCCCTTATATGCACATCATATTCATTTCGATTGGGTATTATCAAATGAGTCAAGAACTCATGGAGTCATTAGCTTATTCATAAACAGTATGCTGATGTTCTGTCTTTTTCTGTTTACTATTTGTAGACTTTGTGTGTCGTTTTTGCTTTTGGTATAAAAAGTTCGCGCATCCCCACCCTTAGTTTCTTGCTTACTACGGAGAAGATAACATAGTTGCCAAGATTTACGTGGATGCAGGAGTCATGTGGATCAGATCTCCTTTATTCTCTCACGTTAGTTTTTTGCATTTATGTGTCTTTGTATTCTCTGCTTCATGTATCTTTATTTGTCCTTCTGATTACTTTTGTAACTTACCACTATCGGCGCCACTCCTTTAAGATGCATGTACTCATAGAGAAATTGGATGACGGTGGTAGGACAGAGAATTGAAGTAAAATACTGGACAGAGTGATACTTCTTTACGGACTTCTATTAAATCTTGAAACTGAGAACTCCATAGTTACTTCGTTGGATTTCCTCCTCACGTTCTTTATCTATGCATGCATAGGTAGGGATGGGATGTGACTAAacaagctgatttttttttatggaaaaatgcTACTTCTTGTTGATTGAGTGAGTCAATTCACGTGAACAACGCCCTGGTTATGTAAGAATTTTGTGGCATAGTTGATTtggttttgttattttaatatgGTTCTGTTGTCAGGTAGATTTAATAGATACAATATGAGGATAGCTTTTGTCCATAAAAACCTCTATGAACTTTAGGCAAGTTTTACAAATGACTGATGATCTTatattgtttgtttcttttcttctttcaggtgaaaaatttaaataaagtgattttttttttatgccaacCCTCTAATTGGATGTAGTAATGGCAGAGCGCTGTTGTGTTTGCAACTTTGCACAAGTGAAGTGCACTTCATGTATTTTATGTACCATGAATATCAACTGGactttactttctttttattctaaaCTTCTTTTGATTCCTTCATGGACATTGTTCtgtctttattttttgtagtaCATGCCTCCCGCTTTTGCAACATTAATCGAGGATGATGCTTCTGATGGTGCTGCTTTGAACACTTCAGTTGGTTGTTACCAGGATATAGAAGTTCTTAAAGACAGTTATAGCATGTTTTTTCACGATGGTTGGCGTGCATTTGTTGAGCATCATTCTTTACAAATCGGGGAGTTTCTTGTTTTCCGGTATGATGGTGATATGCAGTTTGATgttaaaatatttgataaaaGTGGATGtgagaaaatttgtttcaaatcAGTTCAAATGGATGATAAGAAATCCATCCCGGGTAATCCAAAGAAGAGTGTTTCTCAATCGCATGGATATATGTGCGACCCTGAAGTATCAAGAAGTGAATGTGATAAGGAAGTTACTGAGGACAGTTGTCGAAGGTCAAGGGAAAAATGTAATTCTTCCAAGAATTCTGGAGTTAAGGTATAAGTTTAAAGTAATTGAAAGTTGTCAAACATTTGCTTCATCTATATTTGTAATTTGAAACTTGTaagcatttcctttttttttccccaaatcTGGTACCCTGATTGATATTTGAAGAATGTGATTCTCTAGTTATTTGCATCAGAATTACGAAGTGAATAATATTTGGCTATTTAATTATGTCCGTATCTATGACTTTTCGAATAACTGGGTCTTGACTTCTACAGAACATGACTACCTTGACTACTCTCTGGTTCTCTCTCTGCATTGGGTGCTactcttactttttttttgttttaatccaTGTGGGGTCGTTTTAGTGAGTGCAGTATCTA containing:
- the LOC116263510 gene encoding putative B3 domain-containing protein Os03g0621600 isoform X2 codes for the protein MVTKRCRTGDGQPECRKAVGMYFFKVLIGDFHTKLYMPPAFATLIEDDASDGAALNTSVGCYQDIEVLKDSYSMFFHDGWRAFVEHHSLQIGEFLVFRYDGDMQFDVKIFDKSGCEKICFKSVQMDDKKSIPGNPKKSVSQSHGYMCDPEVSRSECDKEVTEDSCRRSREKCNSSKNSGVKVVSPSDHPAFMSTYRYASRRREVTKEERLHALEEAHNLKLNRPHFTVTMFESNVYMRFMVQLESWG
- the LOC116263510 gene encoding B3 domain-containing protein Os11g0197600-like isoform X1, with protein sequence MVTKRCRTGDGQPECRKAVGMYFFKVLIGDFHTKLYMPPAFATLIEDDASDGAALNTSVGCYQDIEVLKDSYSMFFHDGWRAFVEHHSLQIGEFLVFRYDGDMQFDVKIFDKSGCEKICFKSVQMDDKKSIPGNPKKSVSQSHGYMCDPEVSRSECDKEVTEDSCRRSREKCNSSKNSGVKVVSPSDHPAFMSTYRYASRRREVTKEERLHALEEAHNLKLNRPHFTVTMFESNVYMRFMVNIPRSFLLKCRLNNKVTLGNSDGMSWQVKCCYHADGRAKFVRGWGPFSLANNLEEGDVCVFELTHGHSAMNVHIFRVVSEITALFPCEKLPKKSSKQKKG